The following are from one region of the Passer domesticus isolate bPasDom1 unplaced genomic scaffold, bPasDom1.hap1 HAP1_SCAFFOLD_268, whole genome shotgun sequence genome:
- the LOC135292279 gene encoding LOW QUALITY PROTEIN: large ribosomal subunit protein mL49-like (The sequence of the model RefSeq protein was modified relative to this genomic sequence to represent the inferred CDS: deleted 1 base in 1 codon) produces the protein MAAMAALGRRLRELGRGVRGVQGFFGVPQTPPRYEESSAEFGFVQRLLPPSRVPEPPPHPKYPTPSGWSPPAGPPPDLPYSVRRSRLHNLPVYEGQRQGRRLTELRRIHGDIWALERDLRAFLGSLGVPEVAAQVNEVTGALRLRGHWGPQLRHWLLHRGF, from the exons ATGGCGGCGATGGCGGCGCTGGGCCGGAGGCTGCGGGAGCTGGGCCGGGGGGTCAGGGGCGTGCAG gggttttttggggttccccagacccctccccgcTACGAGGAGTCCTCGGCCGAGTTCGGGTTCGTGCAGCGCCTGCTGCCCCCCAGCCGCGTCCCCGAG CCCCCCCCGCACCCCAAATACCCCACCCCGTCCGGCTGGAGCCCCCCCGCAG GGCCCCCCCCGGACCTGCCCTACTCGGTGCGGCGCTCGCGGCTGCACAACCTGCCCGTGTACGAGGGGCAGCGGCAGGGCCGGCGCCTCACGGAGCTGCGCCGCATCCACGGCGACATCTGG GCGCTGGAGCGGGACCTGAGGGCGTTCCTGGGCTCGCTGGGGGTGCCCGAGGTGGCGGCGCAGGTGAACGAGGTGACGGGCGCGCTGCGGCTGCGCGGGCACTGGGGGCCGCAGCTgcggcactggctgctgcacagGGGCTTCTAG
- the LOC135292278 gene encoding ubiquitin-like FUBI-ribosomal protein eS30 fusion protein has protein sequence MQLFIRGQTLLTLELSGSETLAQIKERVAELSGVPPEDQVLLHAGTPLEDEAALGQSPLPEFTTLDLSTRLLGGKVHGSLARAGKVRGQTPKVAKQEKKKKKTGRAKRRMQYNRRFVNVVPTFGKKKGPNANS, from the exons ATGCAGCTCTTCATCCGCGGCCAGACCCTCCTCACCCTCGAGCTCTCGGGCTCCGAGACCCTCGCCCAGATCAAG GAGAGGGTGGCCGAGCTTTCGGGGGTCCCCCCCGAGGACCAAGTGCTGCTCCACGCCGGGACCCCCCTGGAGGATGaggccgcgctggggcagagcccCCTCCCCGAATTCACCACCCTGGACCTCTCCACGCGCCTGCTGGGCG GGAAGGTGCACGGCTCGCTCGCCCGCGCCGGCAAAGTGAGGGGCCAGACCCCCAAG GTGGCCAagcaggagaagaagaagaagaagacgGGGCGGGCCAAGCGGCGCATGCAGTACAACCGGCGCTTCGTCAACGTGGTGCCCACCTTCGGCAAGAAGAAGGGGCCCAACGCCAACTCCTGA